One window of the Ideonella sp. WA131b genome contains the following:
- the selD gene encoding selenide, water dikinase SelD, whose amino-acid sequence MNAPEKTPTEPRLTSLSHGGGCGCKIAPGVLSEILKGTAAMPIPKELLVGIETADDAAVYQLNDEQALIATTDFFMPIVDDPFDFGRIAATNAISDVYAMGGRPILALALVGMPINVLSTATIGRVLEGGASVCRTAGIPIAGGHTIDSVEAIYGLVALGLVHPQRVKRNADAQAGDVLVLGKPLGVGVMSAALKKGELGEAGYAQMIATTTRLNTPGPDLAAIDGVHALTDVTGFGLAGHALELARGARCTVCIDWAAVPLLDGVRGLAGQGFVTGASGRNWAGYGHDVDVPASLAAEDRALLTDPQTSGGLLVSCTPESVDAVLATFRQHGFGAAAVVGRIEAGAPRLVVA is encoded by the coding sequence ATGAACGCCCCCGAAAAGACCCCCACCGAGCCGCGCCTCACGTCTCTTTCGCACGGCGGCGGCTGCGGCTGCAAGATCGCCCCCGGTGTGCTCAGCGAGATCCTCAAGGGCACGGCCGCCATGCCCATCCCGAAAGAGCTGCTCGTGGGCATCGAGACCGCCGACGACGCCGCTGTCTACCAGCTCAACGACGAGCAGGCGCTGATCGCGACGACGGACTTCTTCATGCCCATCGTCGACGACCCCTTCGACTTCGGCCGCATCGCCGCCACCAACGCCATCAGCGACGTCTACGCCATGGGCGGCCGGCCCATCCTGGCGTTGGCGCTGGTGGGCATGCCGATCAACGTGCTGAGCACGGCCACCATCGGCCGCGTGCTCGAGGGCGGCGCCAGCGTGTGCCGCACGGCCGGCATCCCCATCGCCGGTGGCCACACCATCGACAGCGTCGAGGCCATCTACGGCCTCGTCGCGCTGGGCCTCGTGCACCCGCAGCGCGTGAAGCGCAACGCCGATGCCCAGGCCGGCGATGTGCTGGTGCTGGGCAAGCCGCTGGGTGTGGGCGTGATGAGCGCGGCGCTGAAAAAGGGCGAGCTCGGCGAGGCCGGCTACGCGCAGATGATCGCCACGACGACGAGGCTCAACACCCCGGGGCCGGACCTTGCCGCCATCGACGGCGTGCACGCGCTGACCGACGTCACCGGCTTCGGCCTGGCGGGCCACGCACTGGAGCTGGCGCGCGGCGCGCGCTGCACCGTGTGCATCGACTGGGCCGCCGTGCCGCTGCTGGACGGTGTGCGCGGGCTGGCGGGGCAGGGCTTCGTCACCGGCGCCTCGGGCCGCAACTGGGCCGGTTACGGGCACGACGTGGACGTGCCGGCCAGCCTGGCGGCCGAGGACCGCGCCCTGCTGACCGACCCGCAGACCAGCGGCGGCCTGCTCGTGAGCTGCACGCCCGAGTCGGTGGACGCGGTGCTGGCCACCTTCCGCCAGCACGGCTTCGGCGCGGCGGCGGTGGTGGGCCGCATCGAGGCCGGCGCGCCGCGGCTGGTGGTGGCCTGA
- a CDS encoding TIGR04348 family glycosyltransferase, whose amino-acid sequence MHRPPVPPRIVLVTPALATANNGNWQTARRWARLLAPAYRVTLTDRATPAQIADADALLALHARRSAPSIQAWRATHAKRPLVVVLTGTDLYRDIAGDADAQRSLALADRLVVLNAHGARALPAALRPKARVVLQSCPARRPLAKPQRHLRVLMVGHLRDEKDPQTYWRAIARLHARADLRFDHIGGPLDPTLGDEARARAAADERLRWLGALPHATTRARIQRAHVLVHASRMEGGAHAVIEALRSGTAVLASAIDGNTGLLGDDYPGLFAPGDDAALAALIERCRDEPSMLPTLRAAGDRRAPLFTPRAESAALHALLRELLDPARAQQARPASGDRP is encoded by the coding sequence ATGCATCGGCCGCCCGTTCCTCCGCGGATCGTCCTCGTGACGCCGGCATTGGCTACGGCCAACAACGGCAACTGGCAGACGGCACGCCGCTGGGCCCGTTTGCTGGCGCCAGCTTATCGCGTGACGCTCACTGACCGCGCCACGCCGGCCCAGATCGCCGACGCCGACGCGCTGCTGGCGCTGCACGCGCGACGCTCGGCGCCGTCCATCCAGGCCTGGCGCGCAACGCACGCCAAACGGCCGCTGGTGGTGGTGCTCACGGGCACCGACCTATACCGCGACATCGCGGGTGACGCCGACGCGCAGCGTTCGCTGGCGCTGGCCGACCGCCTGGTGGTGCTCAACGCCCACGGCGCGCGCGCGCTGCCCGCGGCGCTGCGGCCCAAGGCCCGCGTCGTGCTGCAGAGCTGCCCGGCGCGCCGGCCGCTGGCCAAGCCGCAGCGCCACCTGCGCGTGCTGATGGTGGGCCACCTGCGCGACGAGAAGGACCCACAGACCTACTGGCGCGCCATCGCCCGGCTGCACGCGCGCGCCGACCTGCGCTTCGACCACATCGGCGGACCGCTCGACCCCACGCTCGGCGACGAGGCGCGCGCGCGGGCCGCAGCGGATGAGCGTTTGCGCTGGCTGGGCGCGCTGCCGCACGCCACCACGCGCGCCCGCATCCAGCGCGCCCACGTGCTGGTGCACGCGAGCCGCATGGAAGGCGGCGCACACGCCGTCATCGAGGCGCTGCGCAGCGGCACGGCGGTGCTGGCCTCGGCCATCGACGGCAACACCGGCTTGCTGGGCGACGATTACCCGGGCCTGTTCGCGCCCGGCGACGATGCGGCGCTGGCGGCGCTGATCGAGCGCTGCCGCGACGAGCCGTCTATGCTGCCTACCCTGCGCGCCGCGGGCGACCGCCGCGCCCCCTTGTTCACGCCGCGGGCCGAGTCTGCGGCCCTGCACGCCCTGCTGCGCGAACTGCTCGACCCCGCGCGCGCCCAGCAGGCCCGCCCCGCTTCCGGAGACCGACCATGA
- a CDS encoding SUMF1/EgtB/PvdO family nonheme iron enzyme, giving the protein MTLPEPDGAGPGAAARAARQGDRATLAALLRASRADTLATFAAFERALPGLQVPQREELNPPLWELGHVGWFQGWWTTRYPAWREGPRADPALPRRPAQRPDAEALYDSGSVPHATRWALPLPDAARTRAELAAQLDATLALLQDAPDDADDTLYAFRLVLLHEDMHHEAALYMAHGLGVAIDDARWQPRRLPAAAAALRIDGGEVELGRPAQSRGFAFDNEHGGHLERVAPFEIDAQALRGDAFLPFLARGHAERRWWSEAGWAWRQQQEPARLERLRERLRPEQPLAFVSAHEAQAWCRWAGRRLPTEAEWVLAERQAGAAFRWRDVWEWTASAFAPFPGFEPHLYRDYSAPWFDSRPVLKGASYLTQPRLAHPAYRNFFGASRCDIPAGLRSVAN; this is encoded by the coding sequence ATGACGCTACCAGAGCCCGACGGTGCCGGCCCCGGCGCGGCAGCCCGTGCCGCGCGCCAGGGCGACCGCGCCACGCTGGCCGCGCTGCTGCGCGCCAGCCGCGCCGACACGCTGGCCACCTTCGCGGCGTTCGAGCGAGCGCTGCCCGGGCTGCAGGTGCCGCAGCGCGAGGAACTGAATCCGCCGCTGTGGGAGCTGGGCCACGTCGGCTGGTTCCAGGGCTGGTGGACGACGCGCTACCCGGCCTGGCGCGAGGGCCCGCGGGCCGACCCCGCGCTGCCGCGCCGCCCCGCGCAACGGCCCGACGCCGAGGCGCTGTACGACTCCGGCAGCGTGCCGCACGCCACGCGCTGGGCGCTGCCGCTGCCCGACGCGGCCAGGACCCGGGCCGAGCTCGCAGCGCAGCTCGACGCCACGCTGGCGCTTCTGCAGGATGCCCCCGACGACGCCGACGACACGCTCTACGCCTTCCGCCTGGTGCTGCTGCACGAGGACATGCACCACGAGGCCGCGCTGTACATGGCGCACGGCCTCGGCGTGGCGATCGACGACGCGCGCTGGCAGCCGCGCAGGCTGCCGGCCGCCGCGGCGGCGCTGCGCATCGACGGCGGCGAGGTCGAGCTCGGCCGCCCGGCGCAGTCGCGCGGCTTTGCCTTCGACAACGAGCACGGCGGCCACCTCGAGCGCGTGGCGCCGTTCGAGATCGACGCGCAGGCGCTGCGCGGGGACGCCTTCCTGCCGTTTCTCGCGCGCGGCCACGCCGAGCGGCGCTGGTGGAGCGAGGCCGGCTGGGCCTGGCGCCAGCAGCAGGAGCCGGCGCGCCTGGAGCGCCTGCGCGAGCGGCTGCGGCCCGAGCAGCCGCTGGCCTTCGTCAGCGCCCACGAAGCCCAGGCCTGGTGCCGCTGGGCCGGGCGCCGCCTGCCCACCGAGGCCGAGTGGGTGCTGGCCGAACGCCAGGCCGGCGCGGCCTTCCGCTGGCGCGACGTCTGGGAGTGGACGGCCAGCGCGTTTGCGCCCTTCCCGGGCTTCGAGCCGCACTTGTACCGCGACTACAGCGCGCCGTGGTTCGACAGCCGGCCGGTGCTGAAGGGCGCGTCCTACCTGACGCAGCCTCGGCTGGCCCACCCGGCCTACCGCAACTTCTTCGGCGCCAGCCGCTGCGACATCCCGGCCGGCCTGCGCAGCGTGGCGAACTGA
- the egtD gene encoding L-histidine N(alpha)-methyltransferase, translated as MTAPRFIAVTRPDAAALAAEAAAGLLLPAAAVSPKFLYDALGSRLFDAITELDEYYPTRTEAALFAAHGAAIADAVLAATGPAPALVDLGAGDGAKAARLFPRLAPGRYVAVDISVDYLRGTLERLSREHPGIAMLGVGLDFGAGLRLPDGVVEAPALVFYPGSSIGNFAPDEARALLADMRHASRGGAVLVGVDLVKAASRLEAAYDDALGVTAAFNLNILRRLNTLLGADFRPRQWQHVALYDAAEARIEMHLQAREALVVRWPGAERRFAAGERIHTENSYKWTLPRFGALLSEAGFGQHRHWTDEAGEFAVFVAR; from the coding sequence GTGACCGCACCCCGTTTCATCGCCGTGACCCGCCCCGATGCCGCCGCGCTGGCCGCGGAGGCTGCCGCCGGGCTGCTGCTGCCGGCCGCCGCCGTGTCGCCGAAATTCCTGTACGACGCGCTCGGCTCGCGCCTGTTCGACGCCATCACCGAACTCGACGAGTACTACCCCACGCGCACCGAGGCGGCGTTGTTCGCGGCCCATGGCGCCGCCATCGCCGATGCCGTGTTGGCTGCCACCGGTCCCGCGCCGGCGCTGGTGGACCTGGGTGCCGGCGACGGCGCCAAGGCGGCGCGGCTGTTCCCGCGGCTCGCCCCGGGCCGCTACGTCGCGGTCGACATCTCGGTGGACTACCTGCGGGGCACGCTCGAGCGCCTGTCGCGCGAGCACCCCGGCATCGCGATGCTGGGCGTGGGGCTGGACTTCGGTGCCGGCCTGCGGCTGCCCGACGGCGTCGTCGAGGCCCCGGCGCTGGTGTTCTACCCGGGCAGCAGCATCGGGAACTTCGCGCCCGACGAGGCGCGCGCGCTGCTGGCCGACATGCGCCACGCCAGCCGCGGCGGTGCCGTGCTGGTGGGGGTGGACCTCGTCAAGGCCGCGTCACGCCTGGAAGCTGCGTACGACGATGCCCTGGGCGTGACCGCGGCCTTCAACCTGAACATCCTGCGGCGTCTCAACACGCTGCTCGGTGCCGACTTCCGGCCCCGCCAGTGGCAGCACGTGGCGCTGTACGACGCCGCAGAAGCGCGCATCGAGATGCACCTGCAGGCGCGCGAGGCGCTGGTGGTGCGCTGGCCGGGCGCCGAGCGCCGCTTTGCCGCGGGTGAGCGCATCCACACCGAGAACTCGTACAAGTGGACCCTGCCGCGCTTCGGCGCGCTGCTGTCCGAGGCCGGCTTCGGGCAGCATCGGCACTGGACGGACGAGGCCGGCGAGTTCGCGGTGTTCGTGGCGCGCTAG